The following DNA comes from Musa acuminata AAA Group cultivar baxijiao chromosome BXJ1-4, Cavendish_Baxijiao_AAA, whole genome shotgun sequence.
ATCCATAAGTCCATAAATTCAAGTTATATTGTAAAAATTCTTACTCCATGCCTGTCATGTCTTTATAAGATAGATTACATTTAATATCTAATTTCTGCTGGCAGGGTGACAAACAGATTGTTCATGATGGTCTCTCTTCTCCAGTAATTGAAGCTCCAAAACTTAAATCATGCATTGGTAGATCTTTTCATGGTATAGATGTAAGTCCTTTTTTTAGCAGTTTTTATTTGTACAGttcttgagcaatttatctttccaTGTTTCTAAATTGCAATCAGTGCATGAGAATATTATCAAATTGTTTGATACATGACTTGGGGTTTTCATGTAGACCATCCAGACCTTGAACATTTTATAGACAACATTGTTTTGTTCAGGCCCGGGGCTAGATCATAAActgaagccaaaagtgaagttgTATATTAAGTTAGCAGAATTGATGTTCGTCTTCATTCTCTTCTTTTAGAGGGTTAAATAATTTCGTCAGCTAGCGTTCTTGTGGACCAGCTACTGTGCTACTCGTGTCTGGAATTTGATTATGTATCTTAGTGTGTCATTTCTTTGGTTCACTGAAGACTTCTCATACGAATATTTGATTTAGTGAATTTGGGGTAAAGTAGTGGCGCTttgttaggctccaagtttgaatttgaaTCGAGTGGCAAGCTGAAGTGATCGACGGTTAGTTGATGTCACCAAAATGTGTTGGATTTGACACTTAATTATTTGTTTTTGGATGATTCTGTTCTGAGCCCCTTAAAAAAATAGTAGTTTGGTGGACTGGAATTTGTAATTCTTTGATTACTAAATTCTGGATTACATTTTGGTAAACATGCTAAGGTCCATCCACcggagaaggaaaagaaatccGATACCAACAGTAACTTATCTTTTTCTCTGATATAAAAATTGTTGCTCTCTCCTTTTCTTATGTTGTGTTAATCTAATTTTGGCTAAATTATTCTTCTGCAGATCGATATTGCTCTTAGAAAGCCCCTAGTGCAGTGATTTGTATTCTATTCTTAGTGGATCACATTTTGGCATCTGTGCCTTGTTTAACTGATCGGTTCATAGTTGCCCGGATTTTGGCATGATGATTATTTCGCAGAAGATGCTGGTCTAATACCCCCTTGGGCCCTTCAATGGAGTTGCCGCTGGTCCTTTCACCTTGGAATCCTTATGTGGACATTGGTGAAGCTCAGTTGACATCATCAGCACTAAACTCGACAAGAACACTGTACCCAGATACACATACCGATCTATCACATCTGGCAGCAATAGATCACTGGAAACATGGAGGTGCCATCGGTCCAACTTTTATGTTGAGTATGATTGTGTAAGCAGTTGTTGGACCAACTTTTTTGTGTTTTTCGCCAATCAATGATGAGCATCTAAATGCTGGTGTTGCATGTAATTCGAGGTTTTGAATCATCTTGGAGCATGATATAAGAGCTCTCGACATCTCTTCGTTGCAATACAtcattatttctttcttttgactGGTTTCTTGCAGCCATATGTGAAACAGAATACTTGATCTTTATGCATGTCAGcaattcaaaattatttttcttgattttattattgttgtatgCATAGGTGACCTTAGTAGGGGTGCATAGGGTTCGATTCGAATCGAAATTGACAGTTCTTAACTGAAAGGAATTATATAGTTTGTTTTCGATTCCTAGAAATTAGAATTGAAATTGAGACCGACGTTTTCAAACTTActgaatatgaaaataaaagagtAAAACATAAACAAGTTCCATGGTTAGTACTTCAAATTTACAGATTAATGATTTGAGTTTAAATCATGagagaataatttatttttttatcaatcaaaattGATGGATCAAATGGCAATTAGAATTAGAATTGGTGTGTGATTATGGAACCGTGATAACCCTTCAGACCCAAGACAGTACACCATGGTATAATTAGTTttactaaatataaaaaaaaattaatagtaaaATATAAATAAGTTGCATGGTGTTTGAATCTTGAtggaataatttataaatatatttttttatcaatcaatAGATTTTGTTTTACTTGTTAAAAACTAGAACTTCCTCATCTTTCTTAGATCCCATAATTGCTAGTCTCGTAACTGTTAAAACTCTATGAGGTTGCTATATGTTGTGTGTTGTGGATGAGATCACAAGTTGATGAAAAGATGCAGAAAACTCTGATTGTGATGCCTTGGTGGAACAAGTGGCCCAAAGTTGTTTGTATCCTTCTTTAGAGCACTAAGAATGAGTGATCTTGTcagagaagaaatcaaattcagcTCAATATTTAAGGTTTATACTTCAGCTATTGACTAAAATGAAAATGTTTTATCAAATCACAAATCTAGATAGTAAAAGGAGACCTTTTATTCTCTATTTGTGCACATAAATATCATTTGTTTTATTGATGCCTTCACAGATCAAACTACAGAGCTTAATTCTGAAATGTAGGATCCTCCTCACTGCTTTTATGGTATGTGGAAAGCAGCATCAGCATCCTTGTCTCTGATGCCATGGAGGTCTTGCCCCACTTTTCTCTGTCACCTTGGTGATTGCCATAGACTTGAAATGATATCCTCCTCCGGTTTAATACAACAGGATCAAGTTGAGTTGCCTGGGATTGCTTTTTGATGTCTTAGCTGGTACCATCTTAATTAACCCATCTACAGAAAGAAAGAATGATGTTTTCTTTTCTcagttattatttttcttaaaaactaCCATAACACAAAGATATTATTCTATATCTCATATTTTTTATTGTAAGACCTACAATAAACATCAGATAGGATGCATCATGAATCTGTGTTTATGAAACCTGAAGGCCATGCAAAACCATCAAGAACTGTTATACTGCAAATACAGAGACTATTTTGTTAAAGAAGTCTTGGACATACATATATTCATGTCCTGATGAATAAGCACAAGAATCTATTTAATGAAGCAAAGCAGCAGCCATGACATGACTAAATTTCCCCAAAATTAAGCTTATCAGTTTTGTAGTTGAGTTGGTCTCAACCACTAATCTCAGGCACAAATAATGTTTCATGCAATTTTCTGATGAGTCCTAGGCTTTATTATATCCGATATGCGATTGTATACTGGCATCTGATGCATGGAAACTGATTCAACCAACCAAACAGAACCAGAGGCAGGGTTAATTGCACTATGATTTTTACTTGGTCCAGTTAATATATTATTCTCCACAGCCATTAATCAACTTAACTAATGGTGTAGTAATAACAAATGGATACTAAAACTTCTTAGCATTGTGTAACTCTTGGATGGAATCAAGAGAAGCCAAAGGAATGCTGCAGGGAAAAAACTCTATATGAAACAATTGAAGTGCTGAAtatgtttcaaatggatatctaGAGTGCTTCATACCTATAAGAATGCTGAGCTGCCAAGTACCAATGATCGATGTTCTGAAGCATCTGCGAGAGTAACACTGGTTTTATTATTGAAAACAGTTGCAAGAACACAAAAAGGCATTCGAGTATATACTCGTGAAACATACCGAAAAGTGGTGGCTGCTTCAGGCAAGGAATACTTCAGCAAAAGTTACTTGGACATGTTCTGCCATAAGCAAACAGCTTTATAACAATGGTTTCCTGTGGGTTCTCGAAGCTAACATGTTCACATTATATGGTCGCAGCTCACACCTTGCATAGTGCTGCAACATCACACTGTACAAAGAAGCCATAGCAGATAGTGTATGATAACATACAGATTCCTCACATGTAAGCTCCAAACTACCGGTAAGCTTGTGAGAAACAAAAAACTCCAGGATTCCTCACATGTTCCTCCACAACATACAGATTCTTATCAGTTCAGCATATGTAAACCTGGGCAATCAAATACGTTCTTGGAGAAAACTAAAatagcaattttttctttcttgataaaGAAATTTTATCTCATCATACAGTAGTTTGATAAAGAAACTGTATCTCATCATTCGGTAGAAACATTATAATATAAATTGTCATACTATTAAGGCCCTTTAAGCTTCTGTCCATGAATTTGCCAAACTTTGATGATAAATTTGGAAGATATTAAGTTTACCAGAAAATAATTGGATAGAATTTTGTCCTCCATCTGCAAGATACTTTTGGCAAATTACACAAAGATAACGAAGGAAGTTGAGATTCTAGAAAGGCTTTGATGAAGAAATCATGACAAGCAAGCTCAAAATATACAAGTGTATCTCTTTACAGAACTCCCATTATGCTTGCCAACTGCCAAATATGCTCTTTCCAAGCACCATGCTGAATGTTAATCATATGCAGTCCAGTTAAGGAACTTTCAGAGTAATAAGTTTTCAAGATTTACAGGAACAAAGCCAATTCCAAGATTCCATCTCCAACTATGTAAATTAACAATATAGAGTCCTGTGATGATACATCTTATTCGGGCAATTCTTTTAAAATTACAAGATTTGCAACATGGCTTATGCATCGATGACTATTACTGAATCATGTGATATATCAAATAATGCGCTTGAAAGAAATTAAAGATAAAGTTAAAACTATTCGATGAGTTCATGTCATACGTAATTAAgtgaaaacaaaataatatagccCAAAGCAAGAATAGAAGAAGCATGACAAGCAGTAGTAATTTTTTAACAGCTTAATTCATCACAAACatgtcaacaaaaaaaaaagttaccaCAAAGTATGTTCCAGATGTTGAATAAAACTGAGATTGGAAATAATTAGAAAATCAGGAACCTATTGCAAAAATTAAAACCTATTGCCGACAAATAAAACTAGAAAGGTTAGGGTCATATGTTATTAAAGCAAAGAGCAAAGATCAGGCCATCCTCCAGAGATTCTGTTAGACAACCAAAGAAGGTCTAATACTGTATCAATGAAAAATAAAGATGAAAAGAGAAATGAGTATAACAATAACATATAAGAGATTAGCTAGTAAAATTAATGTTTTACCGACTGATGAGTGGCAAAAGGGGGCAGAATAGTCCCCAGAACATGTGCAAGAATACACATACCACAATCTTATTTGATAGAAGGAACAGTGATTAGGGCTATATCATAGTAGATTGTTTCTGGTTATTGCTATAGAAGTAAAGAAAATTATCTAGTACTAGAGGATGTATCATGTATTCCTGCCTACTTCTTGATCCTACGCACTTTCTTTGGCCCCCAAACTTCCATTCTCCCTAGCGGGCATCCGCAAGGAGAGCGAAAGATTAGAACCGTGCGTCCATTCAGCGGTGCCATCTTCTTCAGCTCAGCCTCGAGTTCCTTGTGATCCTGCCCCAAGTCCAAGGGGCGCGTCCCAAAAGCATCTTTCGGCAGTGGCGGCAAGCACTTGACGCACTCCTCTGACTCAAGCTGGATGTCGAATTCGACGGCTTTACGCAGACCTTTGCAGTAGGGATTGCCGCACTTCCTCGCCTGGTAATTGAAGAATTCCCAGGCAGCGATCGCGGTGACGAACACGAAGATCAAGCCAGCGGCGTAAGCGACGGGGGCCTGGTAGAGGACGTCACCGATGACGTCGATCGCGGCCGGCAGGAGCTCGTACGCTTCCCGG
Coding sequences within:
- the LOC135645323 gene encoding uncharacterized protein At5g19025-like — translated: MVDCRSLIEFCRAFEQHRHLANSQASSDHRIGQSRRKSKSLNPLSHPFCEHSPFAAIDIVMLFLVLGALTVLTVPYFQFIFREAYELLPAAIDVIGDVLYQAPVAYAAGLIFVFVTAIAAWEFFNYQARKCGNPYCKGLRKAVEFDIQLESEECVKCLPPLPKDAFGTRPLDLGQDHKELEAELKKMAPLNGRTVLIFRSPCGCPLGRMEVWGPKKVRRIKK